In Myxococcus stipitatus, the following are encoded in one genomic region:
- a CDS encoding molybdenum cofactor carrier protein, protein MRRERRIIGVFGSGQEEHLERVIPLARWIAEAGFDLLTGAGSGVMRAAADAFVQVVGRRGISIGIVPGTVKDGDYVPREGYPNPGVELAIYTHLPLSGERGTEPLSRNHINVLTPHALVSLPGGAGTASEAALCSRYGKPIILFGPLESFRRFPAEIERTDSLERVTEFIRATILEPARLHAH, encoded by the coding sequence ATGCGCAGGGAACGGCGAATCATCGGAGTCTTCGGTTCGGGCCAGGAAGAACACCTGGAGCGCGTCATTCCGCTGGCGCGCTGGATTGCCGAGGCGGGGTTCGACCTGCTCACCGGCGCGGGCAGCGGAGTGATGAGGGCCGCGGCGGATGCCTTCGTGCAGGTGGTGGGCAGGCGCGGCATCTCCATCGGCATCGTCCCCGGCACCGTGAAGGACGGCGACTACGTGCCGCGCGAGGGCTACCCCAACCCCGGCGTGGAGCTGGCCATCTACACCCACCTGCCCCTCAGCGGTGAGCGCGGCACCGAACCCCTCAGCCGCAATCACATCAACGTGCTGACCCCGCACGCCCTCGTGTCGCTCCCCGGCGGCGCGGGCACCGCCTCGGAGGCCGCCCTGTGCTCCCGCTACGGCAAGCCCATCATCCTCTTCGGCCCCCTGGAGTCCTTCCGCCGCTTTCCGGCCGAAATCGAACGCACCGACTCGCTCGAACGTGTCACCGAGTTCATTCGCGCCACCATCCTCGAACCTGCTCGCCTCCACGCTCATTGA